From one Sphaeramia orbicularis chromosome 9, fSphaOr1.1, whole genome shotgun sequence genomic stretch:
- the LOC115425906 gene encoding ATPase family AAA domain-containing protein 1-A-like, with amino-acid sequence MLLKDLPREALLRPLSRGEVVGMLLRLTIFGAATYYSIKWVVEAMDPTHKQKNQAKKRAEQLMKRIGVEGVSLTEYEMNIASHLVDPQTMKVTWRDIAGLDDIINELQDTVILPFQKRHLLAGSKLFQPPKGVLLFGPPGCGKTMIAKATARASGCKFINLQASTLTDMWYGESQKLTAAVFSLAVKIQPCIIFIDEIESFLRNRSSLDHEATAMMKAQFMSLWDGLDTSSTTQVMVMGATNRPQDVDPAILRRMPTTFHVGLPNTRQRQDILRLILAGENLSNAINLKDIAEKTEGYSGSDLRELCRDAAMYRVRDYVRKEQMRQIAQQLQDSEEEEEKPVDEERLRPVTQLDLLFGLDKMNESKRATASMLPSISEVPLD; translated from the exons ATGCTGCTAAAAGATCTTCCCAGAGAGGCCCTGCTGCGGCCTCTATCCAGGGGTGAAGTAGTTGGAATGCTGTTGAGGCTTACTATTTTCGGGGCGGCTACCTACTACAGCATTAAATGGGTAGTCGAAGCTATGGACCCTACACATAAACAAAAGAATCAAGCCAAGAAAAGG GCAGAACAGCTGATGAAAAGGATCGGCGTGGAGGGGGTCAGCCTCACAGAGTATGAGATGAACATTGCATCTCACCTCGTCGATCCACAAACAATGAAG GTCACCTGGAGAGATATAGCTGGACTGGATGATATAATAAATGAGCTTCAAGACACAGTCATCCTGCCTTTCCAGAAAAGACACCTTTTGGCTGGATCCAAACTCTTTCAACCTCCGAAAG GTGTTTTATTGTTTGGTCCTCCGGGATGTGGGAAGACCATGATCGCTAAGGCAACAGCCAGAGCCTCAGGCTGCAAGTTTATCAACCTCCAGGCCTCCACGCTGACAGACATGTGGTATGGTGAATCACAGAAGCTGACTGCTGCCGTCTTCTCATTGGCTGTAAAAATCCAGCCCTGCATCATTTTCATTGATGAGATTG AGTCATTTTTGAGGAACCGCTCCAGCCTAGACCACGAAGCTACAGCCATGATGAAGGCCCAGTTCATGAGCCTATGGGACGGCCTTGATACATCCTCAACCACTCAG GTGATGGTTATGGGAGCTACAAACAGGCCACAAGATGTGGATCCAGCCATTCTCCGCAGGATGCCAACCACTTTTCATGTGGGCTTACCG AACACAAGACAAAGGCAGGACATCCTGAGGCTAATTTTAGCAGGAGAAAAT CTGAGCAATGCCATAAATCTCAAGGACATCGCTGAGAAGACAGAAGGCTATTCCGGCAGTGACCTCCGGGAGCTTTGCCGTGATGCCGCCATGTATCGAGTCCGAGACTACGTCCGTAAGGAGCAGATGAGGCAGATCGCACAGCAGCTGCAGGacagcgaggaggaggaggaaaa ACCCGTAGATGAGGAGAGGTTGCGGCCAGTCACCCAGCTGGACCTCCTCTTTGGCCTCGACAAGATGAACGAGTCTAAACGTGCTACAGCCTCCATGTTACCCAGCATCTCAGAGGTTCCCCTGGATTGA